One window of Botrimarina mediterranea genomic DNA carries:
- a CDS encoding peptidoglycan recognition protein family protein, whose translation MKRLLLAAFAVLLTLPALAAERVAVPRPANFVTAEEWGSKPDPLPDSRRHTPRFVTLHHAGVTWTTDRDPVTFIRNMQAWGKRRPEIEQPPRDTFWADLPYHFLIAPDGRIFEGRPLEYEPESNTKYDLAGHLGVEMMGNFEEQRPSPAQVESAVRLAAWLVSKYDLPLEAISTHAKVAKNQTTCPGRDFNRYCQGDPWPFRTWVEQVLHGEEPAIELGEPLEGGPTVLITETLPVAKP comes from the coding sequence GTGAAACGACTCCTGCTTGCCGCCTTTGCCGTCCTCCTTACCCTCCCCGCCCTCGCTGCGGAGCGTGTCGCCGTGCCGCGGCCGGCGAACTTTGTTACGGCTGAGGAGTGGGGGTCGAAGCCCGATCCGTTGCCCGACTCGCGGCGGCATACGCCGCGGTTTGTGACGTTGCATCACGCCGGCGTTACCTGGACCACCGACCGCGACCCCGTGACGTTCATCCGCAACATGCAGGCGTGGGGGAAGCGGCGGCCGGAGATCGAGCAGCCGCCGCGCGACACCTTCTGGGCCGACCTGCCCTACCACTTCTTGATCGCGCCCGACGGCCGCATCTTCGAGGGCCGGCCGCTCGAGTACGAGCCCGAGTCGAACACCAAGTACGACCTCGCCGGCCACCTCGGCGTCGAGATGATGGGCAACTTCGAAGAGCAGCGGCCGAGCCCCGCGCAGGTCGAGTCGGCCGTGCGGTTGGCAGCGTGGCTGGTGTCGAAGTACGACCTACCGCTGGAGGCGATCAGCACGCACGCCAAGGTCGCGAAGAACCAGACGACGTGCCCGGGCCGCGACTTCAACCGCTACTGCCAGGGCGACCCGTGGCCGTTCCGCACGTGGGTCGAACAAGTGCTGCACGGCGAGGAGCCGGCGATTGAGTTGGGCGAGCCGCTGGAGGGCGGGCCGACGGTGTTGATTACGGAGACGTTGCCCGTCGCGAAACCGTAA
- the lysS gene encoding lysine--tRNA ligase, which yields MSESQVNQGQSADLTDPVAARRQKLEALAAMGIDPWGQRIDDHTPIAEVRAQAGAVKYRWANGKELDLPEFVEGFDFRAWKTAQDAEHGSGEKGEIVGPTFRVAGRVVLFRTAGKLVFVTLRDQTGDLQLMIGKAQVGESWDLIDKIDLGDIIACDGTLVRTNTGELSIAATGLTFLTKSLLPPPDKHHGLTDPEAKQRMRYVDMAYNDGVMPRFLARSLIVRSIRTSLAERRFVEAEGPTLHAIAGGAAARPFTTHHNALDIDLFLRIALELHLKRLMVGGIERVYEMGRVYRNEGISPRHNPEFTMIELYQAYGDYNSMMDLTEALIIEAIDRLREAGYAPEGYVLPWGDDTIDFTPPFKRRTYDDLFREYAGCDPNDEAAVAAKAKSMGFAVVDEQGAPRHADVIKSEVFEETVEEALVGPIFVTDYPASLCPLTKRKTGAPNVAERFELFIKGMELANAYTELNDPDLQEELFKSQLAGLDEAESMAKMDDDFVRALRYGMPPAGGLGIGIDRLVMLLTNSKTIRDVILFPLLRPER from the coding sequence ATGTCCGAATCGCAAGTTAACCAGGGTCAATCGGCTGACCTGACCGACCCCGTTGCCGCCCGCCGTCAGAAGCTCGAGGCGCTCGCCGCGATGGGGATCGACCCCTGGGGCCAGCGGATCGACGACCACACGCCCATCGCCGAGGTCCGCGCCCAGGCCGGCGCCGTGAAGTACCGCTGGGCGAATGGCAAGGAGCTCGACCTGCCGGAGTTCGTCGAGGGTTTTGACTTCCGTGCTTGGAAGACGGCGCAGGACGCCGAACACGGTAGCGGCGAGAAGGGCGAGATCGTTGGCCCCACGTTCCGCGTCGCCGGCCGCGTCGTGTTGTTCCGCACGGCGGGGAAGCTCGTCTTCGTCACGCTGCGCGACCAGACGGGCGACCTGCAGCTAATGATCGGCAAGGCCCAGGTCGGCGAGTCGTGGGACCTGATCGACAAGATCGACCTCGGCGACATCATCGCTTGCGACGGCACGCTGGTCCGCACCAACACGGGCGAGCTGTCGATCGCCGCGACCGGCCTGACGTTCCTCACCAAGAGCCTGCTGCCGCCGCCCGACAAGCACCACGGCCTCACCGACCCCGAGGCGAAGCAGCGGATGCGGTACGTCGATATGGCGTACAACGACGGCGTGATGCCGCGGTTCCTCGCGCGCAGCTTGATCGTGCGGAGCATCCGCACTTCATTAGCGGAACGTCGCTTCGTCGAGGCCGAGGGCCCGACGCTGCACGCCATCGCCGGCGGCGCCGCGGCCCGGCCGTTTACGACCCACCACAACGCGCTCGACATCGACCTCTTCCTGCGCATCGCGCTCGAGCTGCACCTCAAGCGGCTGATGGTCGGCGGCATCGAGCGCGTTTATGAGATGGGCCGTGTGTATCGCAACGAGGGGATCTCGCCGCGGCACAACCCCGAGTTCACGATGATCGAGCTGTACCAGGCGTACGGCGACTACAACTCGATGATGGACCTCACCGAGGCCCTGATTATCGAGGCGATCGATCGTCTGCGCGAGGCGGGTTACGCGCCGGAGGGATATGTCTTGCCGTGGGGCGACGACACCATCGACTTCACGCCGCCGTTCAAGCGCCGCACGTACGACGACCTGTTCCGTGAGTACGCCGGCTGCGACCCCAACGACGAAGCAGCCGTCGCCGCGAAGGCGAAATCGATGGGCTTTGCCGTCGTCGATGAGCAAGGCGCGCCGCGGCACGCCGACGTCATCAAGAGCGAAGTCTTTGAGGAGACCGTCGAAGAGGCGCTCGTCGGGCCGATCTTCGTCACCGACTACCCGGCGAGCCTCTGCCCGCTCACCAAGCGGAAGACGGGCGCCCCGAATGTCGCCGAGCGGTTCGAGCTGTTCATCAAAGGGATGGAGCTGGCGAACGCCTACACCGAGCTGAACGATCCCGACCTGCAAGAAGAGCTGTTCAAGAGCCAGCTCGCCGGCCTCGACGAGGCCGAGTCGATGGCGAAGATGGACGACGACTTCGTGCGGGCGTTGCGTTACGGCATGCCCCCCGCGGGCGGCCTGGGCATCGGCATCGACCGCCTGGTGATGCTGCTCACCAACAGCAAGACGATTCGTGATGTGATCCTGTTCCCGCTGCTGAGGCCGGAGCGGTGA
- a CDS encoding RNA-directed DNA polymerase, giving the protein MSDAEAKAFFLKHSSYCNFDLPPYFNCDSILSSVDAELGTLSQRPWAAKDVRNRDTSHLLLSNKDGRFAWRPFEIIHPVLYAHLVQLITEPAAWQSLKRRFARFQSDSRMECWSIPRESSSSGKDKASQIFTWWQGIEQRSLELSLEFDVMAHADISNCYGSIYTHSIAWAVNGRSVAKRNHASSGGNALLGNKIDAAIQDMRRGQTNGIPQGSTLMDFVAEIVLGYADSIISRRIRSLSNSVHILRYRDDYRIFAHDSKTLESVLRYIVEVLAKLGWSLNASKTAISRAVVRDSVKRDKIAWLSQPSGPHSMQKQLLLLHHFALEHPNSGSLTRGMTEMHDMLSKATLREADIHPMVAIATDIAVNNPKIYSLAAAVVSRLICRLPMDRAAHLLERVANRFRTVPNTGYLDIWLQRMAIPLQIDLGSSERLCKAANAEEANPWDSSWITARRLKSVIDNESIVDASVINQLAVEIKPEEVDVFFDY; this is encoded by the coding sequence ATGTCGGACGCTGAGGCGAAAGCCTTCTTCCTCAAGCATAGCAGCTATTGCAACTTTGACCTGCCGCCGTACTTCAACTGTGACTCAATACTATCTAGTGTTGACGCAGAACTGGGCACTTTGTCGCAACGGCCTTGGGCGGCAAAGGATGTTCGCAACCGCGACACTAGCCATTTACTGCTGAGCAACAAAGACGGACGATTTGCATGGCGCCCATTTGAAATCATTCACCCTGTTCTATATGCACACCTAGTCCAACTGATAACCGAACCTGCGGCTTGGCAATCGCTTAAGCGGCGGTTCGCAAGGTTTCAGAGCGATTCACGTATGGAGTGTTGGAGCATACCGAGAGAAAGCAGCTCCAGTGGAAAAGACAAGGCGTCACAGATATTCACCTGGTGGCAGGGGATAGAGCAAAGGTCATTAGAGCTATCGTTGGAATTTGATGTTATGGCGCACGCGGACATCTCGAACTGCTACGGCTCAATTTATACCCATTCGATTGCATGGGCCGTGAACGGCCGATCTGTGGCAAAACGCAATCATGCCAGCTCCGGGGGAAATGCACTGCTTGGCAATAAGATCGATGCTGCTATTCAAGATATGCGACGTGGCCAGACAAATGGTATACCCCAAGGATCTACGCTCATGGATTTTGTCGCGGAAATCGTGTTGGGCTACGCTGACTCAATAATCTCGCGGCGAATTCGCTCCCTAAGTAACAGTGTGCACATACTTCGCTATCGTGACGACTACCGGATATTTGCTCATGACTCTAAAACACTAGAAAGCGTCCTTCGATATATAGTTGAAGTCCTTGCCAAGCTAGGTTGGTCCCTTAATGCGTCAAAGACTGCCATATCACGAGCAGTTGTCCGCGATTCGGTCAAAAGAGATAAGATTGCTTGGCTGTCTCAACCAAGCGGCCCCCACTCGATGCAAAAGCAACTGTTATTATTGCATCACTTTGCGCTTGAACACCCAAATTCGGGAAGTTTAACGCGCGGGATGACAGAGATGCACGATATGCTCTCAAAAGCGACTCTTCGTGAAGCCGATATCCACCCTATGGTTGCAATAGCAACCGACATTGCCGTCAACAATCCAAAGATTTACTCGCTTGCTGCTGCCGTAGTCAGTCGCCTTATTTGCCGACTTCCCATGGATAGGGCAGCTCATTTGCTGGAAAGGGTCGCCAATCGATTCCGAACCGTCCCTAATACCGGCTATCTCGACATTTGGTTGCAGAGAATGGCCATTCCGTTACAGATCGACCTTGGTAGCTCAGAGCGACTGTGCAAGGCTGCAAATGCTGAGGAGGCAAATCCGTGGGATAGCAGCTGGATCACAGCTAGAAGATTGAAATCGGTTATTGATAACGAGAGCATCGTAGATGCCTCAGTGATAAATCAACTAGCCGTTGAGATTAAGCCAGAAGAAGTTGACGTCTTCTTTGATTACTAA
- a CDS encoding DoxX family protein, with the protein MKNYDDLGKLILRVTVGGLMLFHGVAKLQTGIGGISGMLAAKGLPTFLAYGVYVGEIVAPLLLIAGLFTRPAALVFVFNMIVAVALAHPGDLFKIGEHGGWALELQGFYILTALVVALIGPGAWSLDAKRQKKAWWQFWSK; encoded by the coding sequence ATGAAGAACTACGACGACCTCGGCAAGCTGATCCTCCGCGTCACGGTGGGTGGGCTGATGCTGTTTCACGGCGTCGCCAAGCTGCAAACGGGCATCGGCGGCATCTCTGGCATGCTGGCCGCGAAGGGGCTGCCGACCTTCTTGGCTTACGGCGTCTACGTCGGTGAAATCGTCGCGCCCTTGCTGCTGATCGCCGGCCTGTTCACTCGCCCCGCGGCATTGGTGTTCGTCTTCAACATGATCGTGGCGGTCGCGCTCGCGCACCCGGGCGACCTCTTCAAGATCGGCGAACACGGCGGCTGGGCGCTCGAACTGCAAGGGTTCTACATCCTCACAGCGCTAGTCGTGGCGCTGATTGGCCCTGGCGCGTGGTCGCTTGATGCGAAGCGTCAGAAGAAGGCATGGTGGCAATTCTGGTCGAAGTAG
- a CDS encoding Lpg1974 family pore-forming outer membrane protein produces the protein MRRRYWRALLLAALTGTASAETLAVDTSGDIAVAAPEVGAALEVIDGASFEQACGVYGDACRRSDAVAFEAELLFFKFFRTDGVRAGAFSNVPPATTDDIEYNYSAVPRLTLGYQTASGLGARVRYFEFDESGKPIFPETGVQHSVDTYTIDFEVYDRFKINNDWALECSAGLRYAHFEERMDDPIPSDIRLNRLHGFGGVAAVEAVREISRSSSLFARTRGAIIQDDKYVRNGASEGVLRDSSVGMLELALGYQYAYQFKYSGRVSLRAGYEWQNWYNFSSAFSPFTTAPDNFASSFVGGSDVGFSGFTLQAGYEY, from the coding sequence ATGCGTCGTCGCTATTGGAGAGCGCTCCTGCTGGCTGCGCTTACCGGAACGGCTTCGGCCGAAACTCTGGCGGTCGATACGAGTGGAGATATCGCCGTCGCGGCGCCCGAGGTAGGCGCTGCGCTCGAAGTGATCGACGGAGCCTCGTTCGAGCAGGCCTGTGGCGTCTACGGAGACGCGTGCCGCCGTAGCGACGCGGTGGCCTTCGAGGCCGAGCTTCTCTTCTTCAAGTTCTTCCGAACCGACGGTGTCCGCGCCGGCGCGTTCAGCAACGTGCCACCGGCGACTACCGACGACATCGAGTACAACTACTCGGCCGTGCCTCGGTTGACACTCGGCTACCAGACCGCCTCAGGTCTCGGCGCCCGGGTCCGCTATTTCGAGTTCGACGAATCCGGCAAGCCGATTTTCCCCGAAACCGGCGTGCAACATTCGGTCGACACCTACACGATCGACTTTGAGGTGTACGATCGATTTAAAATCAACAACGACTGGGCCCTGGAATGCAGCGCCGGTTTGCGATACGCCCACTTCGAAGAGCGAATGGACGATCCCATTCCATCCGACATACGGCTAAACCGTCTGCATGGGTTTGGTGGCGTGGCCGCCGTGGAAGCTGTCCGCGAAATCAGTCGCTCTAGCTCTCTCTTCGCACGGACACGCGGCGCGATCATTCAAGACGACAAGTACGTACGCAACGGCGCCTCCGAAGGGGTTTTGCGGGACAGCAGCGTTGGCATGCTCGAATTGGCCCTCGGGTACCAGTACGCCTACCAGTTCAAGTACTCCGGTCGCGTCTCATTGCGGGCGGGTTACGAATGGCAGAATTGGTACAACTTCAGCTCGGCCTTTAGCCCTTTCACGACCGCGCCAGACAACTTCGCTTCCAGTTTTGTAGGTGGGAGCGATGTTGGCTTCAGCGGCTTCACCCTGCAGGCGGGCTACGAGTACTAG
- a CDS encoding phosphatidylglycerophosphatase A family protein, with protein MPRPTPANAFTAWIATGFGLTATMPLSPGTVGSLWGLPLWWAVSQAPGRPLQWGILVLLLVIGGPLCTRAARQLVALGIVASEKDPQPITYDEYTTVPVVLAFAPEATGWWWAAGFALHRAFDITKPWPCNQLERLPAGWGVMADDIAASVYAGACYLLLWTWLGAG; from the coding sequence ATGCCTCGCCCGACGCCCGCCAACGCTTTTACCGCCTGGATTGCAACAGGGTTTGGGCTGACGGCGACGATGCCGCTGTCGCCGGGGACGGTGGGGTCGTTGTGGGGGCTGCCGTTGTGGTGGGCCGTTTCGCAGGCGCCGGGGCGCCCGCTGCAGTGGGGGATTCTCGTGCTGCTGCTGGTGATCGGCGGGCCGCTGTGCACTCGGGCGGCGCGGCAGTTGGTCGCTCTCGGGATCGTGGCGAGCGAGAAGGACCCGCAGCCGATCACCTACGACGAGTATACGACCGTCCCGGTGGTGCTGGCGTTCGCGCCGGAGGCGACCGGCTGGTGGTGGGCGGCCGGGTTCGCGCTGCACCGGGCGTTCGATATCACGAAGCCATGGCCCTGCAACCAGCTAGAACGCCTGCCGGCGGGCTGGGGCGTGATGGCCGACGACATCGCCGCGTCGGTCTATGCGGGCGCCTGCTATCTGCTGCTATGGACGTGGTTGGGGGCCGGTTGA
- a CDS encoding REP-associated tyrosine transposase: MPNYRRAKVHGGTYFFTVVTHGRAPLLASNDAIETLGDCFRECQERSPFAVDAIVVLPNHLHAIWSLPSDDADYSSRWAWIKKEFTKRRLAAGAQERSISLARHNERRRGVWQPRFWEHVIEDTDDFDRHFDYLHFNPVKHGLVACPHEWQASSFHRWVRKGVYDREWACGGYDGVARRLAGMSETTGEVD, from the coding sequence ATGCCCAACTACCGTCGAGCCAAGGTGCATGGTGGCACTTACTTTTTCACCGTGGTCACTCACGGCCGCGCTCCCTTGTTGGCGAGTAACGACGCGATCGAAACCCTTGGCGACTGCTTTCGAGAATGCCAAGAGCGATCGCCCTTCGCTGTCGATGCGATTGTCGTTCTCCCCAATCACCTACATGCCATTTGGTCGCTGCCGTCTGATGACGCTGACTACTCATCGCGTTGGGCTTGGATCAAGAAAGAGTTTACGAAACGGCGACTCGCCGCCGGCGCCCAAGAACGGAGCATCTCGTTGGCCCGCCATAATGAACGGCGGCGTGGCGTGTGGCAGCCGCGGTTCTGGGAGCATGTGATCGAAGATACGGACGACTTCGATCGCCACTTCGACTACCTCCACTTCAATCCGGTGAAGCACGGGCTTGTCGCTTGCCCGCACGAGTGGCAGGCTTCTTCTTTCCACCGCTGGGTTCGGAAGGGCGTTTATGATCGCGAGTGGGCTTGCGGTGGTTATGATGGGGTGGCTCGGCGGCTTGCTGGGATGTCGGAGACGACTGGCGAAGTTGATTGA
- a CDS encoding NADPH-dependent assimilatory sulfite reductase hemoprotein subunit — protein MSDSTSTAASATPSAEEAEVKLSANEGLKEGSEYLRGSIREELANDAPNFTGDATQLLKHHGTYEQDDRDRRKEAKAEGVPGGKYFSMMVRTVIPGGKISSEQMLAQLDLCEDVAEGNLRLTTRQTIQVHGVPKKNLHHYIHKVNEIGLTTIAACGDVCRNMMCSPVPLKNAVYDGMQDLTDRLLHHFKPRSGAYAEMWVIDNESGEKTSVAGGPPTKVGHNAEGLEPIYGKTYLPRKFKMGVGLPEDNNADVYTQDIGFLAITEGQGSDRRIVGYNIVVGGGMGRTPSAAKTFPAVGQPLCYAPIGEEIAVAEAVVKVQRDFGDRSDRKTARLKYLVANWGIARFKEKVEEYVGRDLAPPKLVVVSGQNDGMGWHEQGDGLWYYGLNIENGRVKDEGDYRLKSALREICTTMAPPLRITGHQSLIFCDIPDGDQAKLESILKSHGVPLSDSFSNARRWSMACVALPTCGLAVTESERILPSLMTQIEAELAKHGLQDETFTTRMTGCPNGCARPYNAEIGLVGRAKEKYTMFLGGALRGDRLNWIYKDMVHADDVAPELGKVFGYFKANRTAGETLGDFCDRVGKEAVLAACE, from the coding sequence ATGAGCGACAGCACTTCCACCGCCGCATCCGCTACCCCCTCGGCTGAAGAGGCCGAAGTCAAGCTCTCCGCCAATGAGGGCCTGAAGGAGGGCAGCGAGTACCTGCGCGGCTCGATCCGGGAAGAACTGGCCAACGACGCCCCCAACTTCACCGGCGACGCCACCCAGCTGCTCAAGCACCACGGCACCTACGAGCAGGACGACCGTGACCGCCGCAAGGAGGCCAAGGCCGAGGGCGTGCCGGGCGGCAAGTACTTCTCGATGATGGTCCGCACCGTCATCCCCGGCGGCAAGATCAGCAGCGAGCAGATGCTCGCGCAGCTCGACCTCTGCGAGGACGTCGCCGAAGGCAACCTGCGGCTCACCACCCGCCAGACCATCCAGGTCCACGGCGTCCCCAAGAAGAACCTGCACCACTACATCCACAAGGTCAACGAGATCGGCCTCACGACGATCGCGGCCTGCGGCGACGTGTGCCGCAACATGATGTGCTCGCCCGTGCCGCTGAAGAACGCGGTCTACGACGGCATGCAGGACCTCACCGACCGGCTGCTGCACCACTTCAAGCCGCGCAGCGGCGCCTACGCCGAGATGTGGGTCATCGACAACGAGTCGGGCGAGAAGACCAGCGTCGCCGGCGGGCCGCCGACAAAGGTCGGTCACAACGCCGAGGGCCTCGAGCCGATCTACGGCAAGACTTACCTGCCGCGCAAGTTCAAGATGGGCGTCGGCCTTCCCGAGGACAACAACGCCGACGTCTATACGCAAGACATCGGCTTCCTGGCGATTACCGAAGGCCAAGGTTCTGATCGCCGCATCGTCGGCTACAACATCGTGGTCGGCGGCGGCATGGGCCGCACGCCCAGCGCCGCGAAGACCTTCCCCGCCGTCGGCCAGCCGCTGTGCTACGCGCCGATCGGTGAAGAGATCGCCGTCGCCGAGGCCGTTGTGAAAGTCCAGCGTGACTTCGGCGACCGCAGCGACCGCAAGACCGCGCGGCTCAAGTACCTCGTCGCCAACTGGGGCATCGCCCGCTTCAAAGAGAAGGTCGAGGAGTACGTCGGCCGCGACCTGGCGCCGCCGAAGCTCGTCGTCGTCAGCGGACAGAACGACGGCATGGGCTGGCACGAACAGGGCGACGGCCTCTGGTACTACGGCCTCAACATCGAGAACGGCCGCGTCAAGGACGAGGGCGATTACCGCCTTAAGTCCGCGCTCCGCGAAATCTGCACGACGATGGCCCCGCCGCTGCGGATCACCGGCCACCAGAGCCTGATCTTCTGCGACATCCCCGACGGCGATCAGGCGAAGCTCGAGTCGATCCTCAAGTCGCACGGCGTGCCGCTCAGCGACTCGTTCTCCAACGCCCGCCGCTGGAGCATGGCCTGCGTCGCGTTGCCGACCTGTGGACTCGCCGTCACCGAGAGCGAGCGCATCCTGCCGAGCCTCATGACGCAGATCGAAGCCGAGCTCGCCAAGCACGGCCTCCAGGACGAGACCTTCACCACCCGCATGACCGGCTGCCCCAACGGCTGCGCCCGGCCTTACAACGCGGAGATCGGTCTGGTGGGCCGCGCGAAGGAGAAGTACACGATGTTCCTCGGCGGCGCCCTCCGCGGCGATCGGCTCAACTGGATCTACAAAGACATGGTCCACGCCGACGACGTCGCGCCCGAACTCGGCAAGGTCTTCGGCTACTTCAAAGCCAACCGCACCGCAGGCGAAACCCTCGGCGACTTCTGCGACCGCGTCGGCAAAGAAGCCGTGCTGGCGGCGTGCGAGTAG
- the folD gene encoding bifunctional methylenetetrahydrofolate dehydrogenase/methenyltetrahydrofolate cyclohydrolase FolD — MAQIIDGKQIALDIRAEVADAVAKHIAAGGATPCLAAVLVGADPASQVYVRNKENACGKAGIASRLLRLSAETTEAELLAVVAELNSDDAVHGILVQLPLPPQINADRVLRAISPAKDVDAFHPENVGLMVQGQPRFLPCTPHGVLQLLRRSGVETAGKHAVVIGRSDIVGKPMAILLAQKGWDCTVTLAHSRTPDLAAVCRTADIVVAAVGRPRMVGGDWIKPGAAVIDVGINRLPDSEGGGLVGDVDYAPAAEVAGWITPVPGGVGPMTVAMLLHNTLTAAEAS, encoded by the coding sequence ATGGCTCAGATCATCGACGGCAAACAAATCGCCCTGGACATCCGCGCCGAGGTCGCCGACGCCGTGGCGAAGCACATCGCCGCCGGCGGCGCGACGCCATGTTTGGCGGCGGTGCTCGTTGGCGCCGATCCGGCGAGCCAGGTCTACGTCCGCAACAAAGAGAACGCCTGCGGCAAGGCGGGCATCGCCAGCCGGTTGCTGCGGCTGTCGGCCGAGACGACCGAGGCGGAGCTGCTCGCCGTGGTCGCCGAGTTGAACTCCGATGACGCGGTCCACGGCATCCTCGTGCAGCTGCCGCTGCCGCCGCAGATCAACGCCGATCGTGTGTTGCGCGCGATCAGCCCCGCCAAAGACGTCGACGCCTTCCACCCCGAGAACGTCGGCCTGATGGTGCAGGGGCAGCCGCGGTTCTTGCCGTGCACGCCGCACGGGGTGCTGCAACTGCTCCGCCGTAGCGGCGTCGAGACGGCCGGCAAGCACGCCGTCGTGATCGGCCGCAGCGACATCGTCGGCAAGCCGATGGCGATTCTCTTGGCCCAGAAGGGCTGGGACTGCACCGTGACGCTTGCCCACAGCCGGACTCCCGACCTGGCGGCGGTCTGCCGGACCGCGGACATCGTCGTGGCGGCGGTTGGACGGCCTCGGATGGTCGGCGGCGACTGGATCAAGCCCGGCGCCGCGGTGATCGACGTGGGCATCAACCGTTTGCCTGACTCGGAGGGGGGCGGCCTTGTCGGCGACGTGGACTACGCTCCCGCCGCGGAGGTCGCCGGCTGGATCACGCCCGTGCCGGGGGGCGTTGGCCCGATGACCGTGGCGATGCTGTTGCACAACACCCTGACGGCCGCCGAGGCCTCGTAA
- a CDS encoding ABC transporter permease: MYKLVLCLRYLRTRWIALASIISVTLGVATMIVVNSVMAGFTHEMRDRIHGILSDVVFEARSLDGAPDAEKHMELIRAQAGDLIDGMSPTAQVPAMLGFTVSGQRVNRQVMLIGIDPESYGKISDFGRYLQHPANRGQLNFDLREGGYDTADPQAEDPAKAAPRPMMETAGWEHRRRKAFWTQREAELAARVAKSEVGSDQKLEVGSGKSEATEATATSTESAIPNPQSAVSADPFAQAEATSGDAGKTFDPSTEQHPGLVLGMALGSFRDATGEDRFLVLPGDDVEVTYPMSTTPPKPGNAFFTVVDFYESKMSEYDSSFVFVPLEVLQDKRGMIDPSTGVANFNSIQIRCKPGVDPNVVRDRLQEVFDPRAYVVSTWMDKQGALLAAVQMETAVLNVLLFMIIAVAGFGILAIFYMIVVEKTRDIGILKSLGASASGVMGIFLGYGLTLGIVGAGAGMIGGLVFVAYINEIADVLAWVTGTPVFDPAVYYFAKIPTIVHPQTVAWIVAGAMAIAVLASVLPARRAAALHPVEALRWE; encoded by the coding sequence ATGTACAAGCTCGTCCTCTGCCTCCGCTACCTGCGGACGCGCTGGATCGCCCTGGCTTCGATCATCAGCGTCACGCTCGGCGTGGCCACCATGATCGTCGTTAATAGTGTCATGGCGGGCTTCACGCACGAGATGCGCGACCGCATCCACGGCATCCTCTCCGACGTGGTGTTCGAGGCCCGCAGCCTCGACGGCGCTCCAGACGCCGAGAAGCATATGGAGCTGATCCGCGCGCAGGCCGGCGACCTCATCGACGGCATGAGCCCCACGGCTCAGGTCCCTGCGATGCTCGGCTTCACTGTCAGCGGGCAACGCGTCAACCGCCAGGTAATGCTCATCGGCATCGACCCTGAGAGCTACGGCAAGATCAGCGACTTCGGGCGCTACCTCCAGCACCCGGCCAACCGCGGCCAGCTAAACTTTGACCTCCGCGAAGGGGGTTACGACACCGCCGACCCCCAAGCCGAAGACCCCGCGAAAGCCGCGCCGCGGCCGATGATGGAAACGGCGGGCTGGGAGCACCGGCGACGCAAGGCGTTTTGGACGCAGCGTGAAGCGGAGCTCGCTGCACGAGTTGCGAAGTCGGAAGTGGGAAGTGATCAGAAGTTGGAAGTGGGAAGTGGGAAGTCGGAAGCTACCGAGGCAACCGCGACATCAACGGAATCCGCAATCCCCAATCCCCAATCCGCCGTTTCCGCAGACCCCTTTGCTCAAGCCGAGGCAACAAGCGGCGACGCCGGCAAGACCTTCGACCCCTCGACCGAACAACACCCGGGCCTCGTTCTCGGCATGGCGCTCGGAAGCTTCCGCGACGCCACCGGCGAGGATCGCTTCTTGGTGCTGCCAGGCGATGACGTTGAAGTTACCTACCCGATGTCTACGACGCCCCCTAAGCCGGGGAATGCGTTCTTCACCGTGGTCGATTTCTACGAATCGAAGATGAGCGAGTACGACTCATCGTTCGTGTTCGTCCCGCTCGAAGTGCTGCAAGACAAGCGTGGCATGATCGACCCATCGACGGGCGTCGCCAACTTCAACTCGATCCAGATCCGCTGCAAACCGGGCGTCGATCCGAACGTGGTCCGCGACCGCTTGCAAGAAGTCTTCGATCCACGGGCGTATGTTGTGAGCACCTGGATGGACAAGCAGGGCGCGTTGCTCGCTGCTGTGCAGATGGAGACCGCCGTGCTTAATGTGCTGCTGTTTATGATCATTGCCGTGGCGGGCTTCGGCATCCTGGCGATCTTCTACATGATTGTCGTCGAGAAGACCCGCGACATCGGCATTCTCAAGAGCCTCGGCGCCAGCGCCAGCGGCGTCATGGGAATCTTCCTCGGCTACGGCCTGACGCTTGGCATCGTTGGCGCCGGCGCAGGGATGATCGGCGGCCTTGTCTTCGTGGCTTACATCAATGAGATCGCCGACGTCCTCGCCTGGGTTACCGGCACGCCCGTGTTCGACCCTGCCGTCTACTACTTCGCCAAGATTCCCACGATCGTCCACCCGCAAACCGTGGCCTGGATCGTCGCCGGCGCGATGGCTATCGCGGTGCTCGCCAGCGTGCTGCCCGCGCGACGCGCCGCGGCGCTGCATCCGGTTGAGGCGTTGCGGTGGGAATGA